A genomic stretch from Thermomonospora umbrina includes:
- the pucD gene encoding xanthine dehydrogenase subunit D translates to MTVHIDRVRRVAGGVGDSAARPDGVLKVTGEFAYSSDLWADDMVWGVTLRSPHPRARIRGVDVTEALTVPGVHAVLTHEDVPGDKFYGLDHHDQPVLAIDRVRYQGEAVALVAADHPETARRARDRIRVDYEVQQPLTDPRRAALDPEYGRVHEGGNVVRHQPIRVGDVERARALADVVVRGEYEVGMQDQAFLGPESGLAVPAEDGGVDLYIATQWLHADQDQIAPCLGLPADKVRLTLAGVGGAFGAREDLSMQVHACLLALRTGRPVKIVYGREESFFGHVHRHPARMRYEHGATRDGRLVYVDAEIVLDGGAYASTTSAVTGNAASLGIGPYEVPHVRLDAYGVYTNNPPCGAMRGFGAVQACFAYESQMDKVAEACGLDPVEVRIRNAISEGSRLSTGQLVDMPAPLTELLERARAFPAPPPVDTADVRNLPGGASNTTHGEGVRRGVGYGIGIKNICYSEGFDDHSTARVRLEVAGGEATVLVHTAAAEVGQGLVTLQAQIARTELGVATVTVAPADTAVGSSGSSSASRQSYMTGGAVKTACEAVRERVIELAEERLGRSLPGAGLDGGAIVTASGEPVADLVEVLDGEAVEETREFRHRRTTTLDPLTGQGDSHVQFAFCVHRAVVDVDVELGLVKVVELAAVQDVGRILNPVALEGQIHGGTAQGLGLALMEEIQVADGAVRNPSFTDYLIPTILDMPPMRLDILENADPHAPYGLRGAGEPPTLSSTPAIVAAVRDASGLPLTRVPVRPEHLTDR, encoded by the coding sequence ATGACCGTTCACATCGACCGCGTCCGGCGGGTCGCGGGGGGCGTCGGCGACAGCGCCGCGCGGCCGGACGGCGTCCTCAAGGTCACCGGGGAGTTCGCCTACTCCTCGGACCTGTGGGCGGACGACATGGTGTGGGGCGTGACGCTGCGCAGCCCCCATCCCCGGGCCCGAATCCGCGGCGTCGACGTCACCGAGGCGCTCACCGTCCCCGGAGTCCACGCCGTCCTCACCCACGAGGACGTTCCCGGGGACAAGTTCTACGGGCTCGACCACCACGATCAGCCGGTGCTGGCCATCGACCGGGTCCGCTACCAGGGCGAGGCCGTGGCGCTGGTGGCCGCCGACCATCCCGAGACCGCCCGCCGGGCCCGTGACCGCATCCGGGTCGACTACGAGGTGCAACAGCCGCTGACCGACCCGCGCCGCGCCGCGCTCGACCCGGAGTACGGCAGGGTCCACGAGGGCGGCAACGTGGTCCGTCACCAGCCGATCCGCGTCGGCGACGTGGAACGCGCCAGGGCCCTCGCCGACGTCGTCGTGCGGGGCGAGTACGAGGTCGGCATGCAGGATCAGGCGTTCCTGGGCCCGGAGTCGGGGCTGGCGGTGCCGGCGGAGGACGGCGGCGTCGACCTGTACATCGCGACCCAGTGGCTGCACGCCGACCAGGACCAGATCGCCCCCTGCCTGGGGCTGCCCGCCGACAAGGTGCGGCTCACCCTCGCGGGGGTGGGCGGCGCGTTCGGCGCCCGTGAGGACCTGTCCATGCAGGTCCACGCCTGTCTGCTGGCGTTGCGCACCGGCCGCCCCGTCAAGATCGTGTACGGCCGGGAGGAGTCGTTCTTCGGCCACGTCCACCGGCACCCCGCCCGGATGCGCTACGAGCACGGCGCCACCCGGGACGGCCGGTTGGTCTACGTCGACGCCGAGATCGTCCTGGACGGCGGCGCCTACGCGTCCACCACCTCGGCGGTCACCGGGAACGCCGCGTCGCTGGGCATCGGCCCGTACGAGGTGCCGCACGTGCGGCTGGACGCGTACGGCGTCTACACCAACAACCCGCCGTGCGGGGCGATGCGCGGGTTCGGCGCGGTGCAGGCGTGCTTCGCGTACGAGTCCCAGATGGACAAGGTCGCCGAGGCGTGCGGGCTGGACCCGGTGGAGGTCCGCATCCGCAACGCGATCTCCGAGGGCTCCCGGCTGTCCACCGGCCAGCTCGTCGACATGCCCGCCCCGCTGACCGAGCTGCTGGAGCGGGCCCGGGCGTTCCCCGCTCCCCCGCCGGTCGACACCGCCGACGTCCGCAACCTGCCGGGCGGGGCGTCCAACACCACGCACGGCGAGGGCGTCCGACGGGGTGTCGGGTACGGCATCGGGATCAAGAACATCTGCTACTCCGAGGGCTTCGACGACCACTCCACCGCGCGGGTCCGCCTGGAGGTCGCGGGCGGCGAGGCGACGGTGCTGGTGCACACGGCGGCGGCGGAGGTCGGGCAGGGCCTGGTCACCCTCCAGGCGCAGATCGCCCGCACCGAGCTGGGCGTGGCGACCGTCACGGTCGCGCCCGCCGACACCGCCGTGGGCTCGTCGGGCTCGTCCAGCGCCTCCCGCCAGTCGTACATGACGGGCGGGGCGGTCAAGACGGCCTGCGAGGCGGTGCGCGAGCGCGTGATCGAACTGGCGGAGGAGCGCCTCGGCCGGTCGCTGCCGGGGGCGGGGCTCGACGGCGGCGCGATCGTCACCGCGTCGGGCGAGCCGGTCGCGGATCTGGTGGAGGTGCTCGACGGCGAGGCCGTCGAGGAGACCCGGGAGTTCCGCCACCGGCGCACCACGACCCTCGACCCGCTGACCGGGCAGGGCGACTCGCACGTGCAGTTCGCGTTCTGCGTGCATCGCGCCGTGGTGGACGTGGACGTGGAGCTGGGCCTGGTGAAGGTGGTGGAGCTGGCCGCCGTCCAGGACGTGGGCCGGATCCTCAACCCGGTCGCGCTGGAGGGCCAGATCCACGGCGGCACCGCCCAGGGGCTGGGGCTGGCGCTGATGGAGGAGATCCAGGTCGCCGACGGGGCCGTCCG